CGGCATCCGCGCCGCCGGGCGGGCCGCCGGCGTCGGACACGTCGCGCAGCCGCAGCCCCAGGCGCGCGAAGTAGATCGCGCCGATCACCGTGATCGGGATGAACGTCAGGATGTGGTAGCCGAGCGCCCAGCTGATGGCGAGCGTCGACGGCACCGCGTAGACGGAGAGGCCCATCACCGCCGCGCCCTCGAACACGCCGAAGAAGCCGGGCGACGACGGGACCGCGACCGCCATGCCGAGCAGCCCCTGGAGGAAGAGGGCCGCGGAGTACGGCACGTCGATGCCCACGGCGCGGAAGCCCAGCCAGAGCGCGAGCGCGTGCACCAGCCAGTGCACGACGGTCCACCCGAACACCGCCGCGAAGCGCGCGGGATGGCGCAGCGCGCCCAGCCCGTCGGCGAACGCGCGCAGCGCGGCCGCGCCGCGCTCCTCGACGCGCGGCAGCACGCGGCGCGCGACGGCGCGGAACGCGGCCTCGAACAGGTGCGGGAGCGCGATGAAGCTGTAGAGCCCCACGAGCAGCACGACGACGGCGACCGCGCCGCCGCGCGCGAGCATCGGCACCGACTGGCCCGCGAGCCGCACGTCGGGCGGGAACGCGGGATCGAGCAGCGCGCCGAACATCAGCAGCAGCAGCACGATCGCGTCGAACACGCGGTCCACCGCCAGCGAGGCGAGCGACGCGGGGAAGGCGACGCGCGGCACCTCGCGTGTCAGCGCGTACGCGCGCGCCAGCTCGCCGGCGCGCGCGGGCACCACGTTGTTCACCATCATCCCGATCGCCGTCGAGCGCCACAGCGGGCCGAACGCGATGCGCTGCGCCACGGGCTCGAGGATCGTGCGCCACTTGCGGGCGCGGATCGGGAAGATCGCGGTGCCCACCGCGGTCGCCGCGGCGAACAGCAGCCAGTCCGACTGCGCGAGCGCCTCCCACACCTTGCCGAGCGGCGCCTCGTGCAGCGCCCACCACAACAGGAGCGCGCTCAGCGCGAGGCCGAGCGCGCTCCGCCAGTCAGGTCGCATCGGATGCGTGTCGATTTCGAGAACGACGCCGTCAGTCGACGGCGATCAGGTCGAGCAGGTCGTACAGCTCGTCGAGCAGCGCGGCGTCGGGCGGCGGCGCGCTCGCGCGCAGCTGGTCGCGCACGGCGCGCGCGCGGTCCAGCGCGGCGCGTCCACGATACACCAGTCGCTCGACGGGGATCACCTCGTCGTCGGCGCCGGCCGGCGCCGGCGGTTCGACGAGGCCGGCGTCGCTCGGGCCGGTCGGCTCCAGCTGCGTCGAGCCGGCGAGCGAGGCGGAGAGGCTCGCCATCCCGCTGATGCCGCTCTCCAGCAGCGCCACGAGCGCCGCGCCGGTGGCCGGCTTCGCCGGCGACGTCGCGGAGGCTGCCGCCGCGGGCTCCGGCATCGGGGCCGCGACCGCCTCCGCCCGCGACGAGGGCGCCGGCACCGCGGGCTGCGGCCGTGCCGGCGTGGGACCGTTCCGGCCGCTCGCGGCGCCGCCGACGGCGCTCATGCCGCCCGTCGGCGTCGCGCGCGCCCAGGTCGCGCCCGCGCTCTCGATCAGCGCCCCCGCGGCGCCGTCGACCGTCTCCAGCGCGCGCTCGTCGAGCGCCGCCAGCGGGGCCTCGCGCGCGGCGCAGAAGTTCACCACCGGGCGCACGTCGTAGCTCTCGGCCAGGTCGCGCAGGTCGCGGAGCGCGGCGCGCAGGTCCTCGCCCAGCGTCAGCCGCGCCGCGTCGTCGCGGGCGGGGGAGCGCTTCGCCTCCGCGATCGCGCGCCGCAGCGCGGACGCGAGCGGCACGGCCGCCTGGCGGAAGCGCTGGTCGCCGGTGATGGGCGGCGAGGGCGCGCGGTGCAGCACGTGGTCGCCGCCGTCGTCGGGCGCGAGCGCGCGGATCGGCACCACGGCGTGCGGGCCGTGCGCGTCGGCCGCCGCGTGCGCCGCGGGGCCGAGGAGCGTCTCCAGCCGCTCGGCGCGGGCGTGCGCCTCGGCGGAGTCGCTCGCGCTCCAGGCGCGGGCCGCGCGCAGCAGCCGCCGGAACGACTCGACCGACGCGGCGAGCGCCTCGGCGGCGCCGGCGTTCCACGACAGGCGCCCCTGCTGGACCGCGGTGCCGACGCGCCCGAGCGCCTCGGCCAGTGCGGCGAGGTCGGGCTGGCGGGCCATGGTCGCCGCGCCCCGCAGGGCGCGCGCGCTGCGCACGAACGGCTCGGCGTCCGGCGGGCCGCCGAAGGCCGCGCCGGCGGCGCCGGCGAGCCAGGCGTCCATCCGTTCGAGGTACTCGCCGGCCTCGAGGGCGAAGAAGTCGACGATGCCGCGGGGGTCCGTCATGCGTGGCGCGCGGGGCGGGAAGGGGAGCCGGAGGGGGACGTGCGGTCGCGCGGAGGGGGCGTGCAGTCGTCGTGCAGGCGTCGTGCGGTCGGGCGCTAGCGTCGGGCGGCGTCCATCGCCGCCCGGATCTCGCGCACGCTCGCCTCGAGCCCGACGAAGAGCGCGCGGCTGACGATGGAGTGGCCGATGTTCAGCTCCTCCAGCTCCGGGATGGCGGCCACCGGCCCGACGTTCGCCACCGTGAGCCCGTGCCCCGCGTGGGCCGACATCCCGAGGCGGACCGCCAGTGCGGCGGCCGCGTCGAGCGCCGCCAGCGGGCCAGGATCGCCCGGGTGGTGCGCGTAGGTCCCGGTGTGGAGCTCGATCGCGTCGGTGCCCAGGTCGGCCGACCGACGGACCATCTCCGCGTCCGGATCGATGAAGAGACTGGTACGGATGCCCGCGCGTTTCATCTCCGCGATCGCCCGGCCCAGCCCCCTGGGGTCCGCCGTCACGTCGAGGCCCCCCTCGGTCGTCACCTCGGTCCGCTTCTCGGGGACGAGGGTGACCTCGTGCGGACGCAGGCGCAGCGCGATTCCCACCATCTCGTGGGTGCAGGCCATCTCCAGGTTCAGCACCGTCCGGATCGACGCGGCGATCGCATCGATGTCCGCGTCCTGGATGTGCCGGCGGTCCTCGCGCAGGTGCGCGGTGATGCCGTCCGCCCCCGCCGCCTCGCACAGCAGCGCGGCCGCCACCGGATCCGGCTCGGCCGCGCGGCGCGCCTGCCGCACGGTGGCGACGTGGTCGATGTTGACGTACAGCCGCTGGTGCGGGGCACGGACGCGCGGCACTGTGCCGTCGGCGGCGGGGAGGGCGTCTGGCATGTGGAGGCGGCCGGCGGGTGTGGGTACCCGGGCGAGTCCGTCGCCCGCGAGCGGGGGCTGCTAGCTTTGCGGGACCACGAACCCGAAGAGGAGATGCGCGTGCGAAAGATAGTCGGCTCGGTGCTGGTCGTCGTCGCCACCGTCGGACTGCCCGCCTGCCGGAGCGCCGCGCCGGCGCCGTCCGCGGCGCCGGTCGCGCAGGCCGGCCCCGGCGCGGGGACGCCGAGTGCGGCCGTCGAGCGGTTCCTGGAGGCGGCACGCGCGACCGAGGTGACGACCATGGCGCAGCTCTTCGGCACCACCGGCGGCCCGATCACCGAGCGCGAGCCGGCCGAGGCGGTCGAGAAGCGGATGCGCGCGCTCGCCTGCTACCTGACGCACGACTCCGCCCGCATCCTCGAGAACGTGCCGGGCGTGGGCGCCGGCCGCGCGCTCCAGGTCGAGCTCAGGCAGCGCGAGCTGACGCGCCGCACCCGCTTCTCGGTCGTGCCGGGCCCGGGCGGGCGCTGGTTCGTCGAGCAGTTCGACATCAACGCGCTCTCCGACTTCTGCCGGCCGGTCCCGCCGCGCTGAGCCCGCTGATCGGCGGCGCCCTTGGCGCGCCGACTAGTATTCGGTCAGCTCGACCAGCACGCCCGCGGTCGCACTCGGGTGCAGGAAGGCGATGCGCTTGCCCTCCGCGCCCAGCCGCGGCACCTCGTCGATGAGCCGGACGCCGGCGGCCCGGCAGCGCTCCAGCGCGCCGTCCAGGTCGTCGACCGCGAAGCAGACGTGGTGGATGCCGGGGCCCCGCTTGGCGATGAACTTGCCGATCGGCGACTCCGGCCGCGCGGGCTCCAGCAGCTCGACGAGCGACTCCCCCGCGGCGAGCCCGGCGATCCGGGCCCCGTCCGCGTCGTCCAGCGGCACCTCGGGCATCCCGAGGACGTCGCGGTAGAACGGGAGGATCTCGTCGAGGCCCGGCACGGCGATGCCGATGTGGGCGATGCGGGTGCCGCGGCGGGGCTGGTCGGACATGGGCGTGGGCTCCGGCTCGGAACGGAAGGGGCTGGAGCGGCACAACTTACACATGACGCGCGCGGGGTCGCACCCCGCCCGTGGAGGATCAGATGGCGAACGCGATCGCGGTGACCGACGCGGACTTCGAGTCCGAGGTCGAGAAGCACGAGGGACTGGCCGTGGTGGACTTCTGGGCGACGTGGTGCGGCCCGTGCCGCATGGTCGCGCCGATCGTCGAGCAGCTCGCCGCGGAGTACGAGGGGAAGGCGAAGGTGCTGAAGCTGGACGTCGACACGAACCAGCGGACGGCCACCAAGTTCAACATCCGCTCGATCCCCCAGATCCTGTTCTTCAAGGACGGCAAGCTGGTGGACACCGTCGTCGGCGCCGTGCCGCGCACGGTGCTCGAGGGCAAGTTCAAGCAGCACGCCTGATCGGCCTTGCCGGACGCGACGGGGCGGGTCCTTCCACGGAAGGGCCCGCCCCGTTCGCGTTCCGTCCCGCCCGTGACGCGGCCCACCCCCGGCGCGCGCTGCTCCGCGCGCGGGGTGGTAGCTTGCGCCGCATGTCCGGCACGCTCTACGTCGTCAGCACGCCCATCGGCAACCTCGGGGACCTCACCGCGCGCGCGTCGGAGGTGCTCCGCACCGTGGACGTCGTGCTCTGCGAGGACACGCGCCACTCGCGCCGCCTGCTCGACCACGTCGGCTCGCAGGTGCCGGCGCAGGCCTACCACGAGCACAACGAGGCGCGCGCCACGCCGGGGCTCGTCGCGCGGCTCTCGGCCGGCGAGTCGATGGCGATGGTCTCGGACGCCGGGACGCCGCTCCTCTCCGATCCCGGCGCGCGCCTCGTCCAGGCCGCGCTCGAGGCGGGCGTGCCGGTCGTTCCGGTCCCGGGCGCGTCGGCGCTGCTGGCGGCGCTCGTCGCCTCCGGGCTCGACGCGACCCGTTTCACCTTCCACGGCTTCCTGGCGCGGAAGGGACGCGAGCGACGCGAGGCGATCGCCGCCGTGGGCGCGTCGCCCTACACGAGCGTGCTCTACGAGGCGCCCGGGCGCGTGGGCGACACGCTGGCCGAGCTGGCCGAGCGGTGCGGGGGCGCGCGGCCGGCGGCGGTGGCGCGCGAGCTGACCAAGCAGTTCGAGGAGGTCCGCCGCGGAACGCTCGGGGACCTGGCTGCGTACTACGCGGACGCGGCGGTTCGGGGCGAGGTCGTGCTGGTCGTCGGCGGCCGCGCCGAGGACGACGGCGCGGCCGCCGATCCGGCGGCGGTGCAGGCCAGGGCCCGCGCCCTGCACGACGCGGGCGCGTCCAGCCGCGACGTCGCGCGCGCGCTGGCCGAGGAGTTCGGGCTGCCCCGCAACGAGGCCTACCGCCTAGCCGCGGAAGGCCGCGATCAGACCTCAGGTTCGGGGAGCGAGACGGAATGACGGGAAGGAGCACGCGCCGCGGACGTCGAAGCGCCGCGCGTCCAGGCGCGCGTCCGATCGCGCTCGCCCTCGCGGGCGCGCTGGCCGCGGCCGGCGCGCTCGTCGCGCGTGCCGACGCCGCGCCGGCGCACGACGCCGCACCACACGCGACGGCGCTGCGCATCCCGCGCCTCACCATCGCCCGGCTGCAGTACGACGGCGGCGGCGACTGGTACGCGAACCCGTCGAGCCTTCCCAACCTGCTGACGGCGATCCGCGAGCGCACCACGCTGCGCCCCGAGCGCACCGAGGCGAAGGTGCGGCTCACCGACGACCAGCTGTGGGACTACCCGTACCTGCACATGACGGGGCACGGCGCGGTCACGCTCAGCGATGCCGAGGTGGCGCGCCTGCGGGAGTACATCCTGCGCGGCGGCTTCCTGCACGCGGACGACAACTACGGTCTCGACGAGAGCTTCCGGAAGCTCCTCGGCCGCGTCTTCCCGGATCGGCCGCTGGTGGAGGTGCCGCTCTCGCACCCGATCTACCACCTCGTCTACGACTTCCCGAAGGGGCTGCCGAAGGTGCACCAGCACGACGGCAAGCCGGCCAAGGGATACGGCATCTTCGTCGGCGACCGGCTCGCGGTCTACTACACGTACGAGTCCGACCTCGGCAACGGCTGGGAGGACGTCGGCACGTATCCGAACGACCCGCCAGAGGTGCACGAGCAGGCGCTTCGCATGGGCGTGAACCTGTTCGTCTACGCCGTCACCAGCCGGCTCCCATGACCGTCCTCACCCTCATCGAGCGCGAGCGCGCGCGCCTCGTCGCCGCGCTGGTCGGCGCGGGCGTCGCGGGCGGCCTCGCGGGCGCGGGCGCGATCGCCGCCGCTGGCGGCTGGCTGCTGGGCGACGCGCGCTGGCTGACGCTTCCGCGCGCGCTGCCGTGGCTCCTGTGGGGCGCGATCGTCGGCGCGGCGGCGGCTGCGGCGTGGTGGACGCACACGCGCCTGCGCCGCGACGGCGCGCCCGGCGCGGTGGCGCGCGCGGTGGAGCACGAGCGCGCGCTGCGCGCCGGCACGGTGCGCGGCGCGCTCGAGATCGCGGATCAGGGCCCGCTCGGCGCCCTCGCCGCGTCGCAGGTCGCGGAGCGTCTGGGCACCGCGCAGCCGCTCGCGCCGGTGATGCAGCGCCGCGCGCGCGGCCGCGCCGCCGGCGCGATGGCCGCCGCGGTCGCGGCGATCGTCGCGCTGGTGGCGGTGGCCCTCGGTGCGGGCGACGGGCTCGCGGCGCTGGTGCATCCGATCGACGCCGCGCGCGGCGCGCTGCTGCCCGCGATCCGCTTCGCCGACGCGCCGTCCGCGCTCGTGCGCGGCGAGCCGCTGGCGCTGCGCGTGGTCGCGCCGGGCCGACGCGCGCTGCGCGTCGCGCTGCGCGAGACCGGCCGTCCGTGGCGCGAGCTGACGCTGCCGCTCGATGCCGCGGGCGCGGCGCCGCTGGCGCTCGGTCCGACGGACGCCGACGTCGCGCTGGTGGCGACGGACGGACGCGCCCATTCCGACACGCTGCACGTGCGCGTGACCGACCGCGCCTACCTCGGCGACGTGACGGTGCACGCGGAGTATCCCGCGTACCTGGCGCGCGCCGCGGAGACGCTGTCGCCGGGCGAGCCGCTGCGCGTGCCGCGCGGCACCGCGCTCTCGATCCGCGGCCGCGCGTCGGTGGCGCTGCAGGCGGTGTCGCTCACCGGCGCGGAGTTCGTCGCGCTCGCGGCGCGCGGCCACGTCTTCGACGGGCGCTTCACGCCGACGACGTCGGGCCGCTACACGTGGACCGCCGTCGGCTCCGCGGGCCCCGTGACCGAGTTGCCCGCCGCGCTCGACGTGCAGCTGCTCGCCGATTCGGCGCCCGCGGTGGTGCTCGCGTCGCCCGCGCAGGACACGCTGATCGACGGGCTGGCCGCGCTGCGCGCGCGCATCCTCGCCAGCGACGACCACGGGCTGACGTCCGTTGCGCTGCGCACGTGGGTCGAGCGGGCGGACGGGACGCGGCAGGCGCCGGTCACGACGCCGCTCGCGGGTGCGACACCCGCGTGGGCCGGCGAGGCGGGTATCCAGCCGTCGGCGATGGCGCTCAAGCCCGGCGACAAGCTGCACGTGCAGGCCGTCGCGACCGACGCGTCGCCGTGGCGGCAGGTCGGCACGAGCCGCGAGGTGATCCTCAAGGTCCCGTCGGCGAGCGAGCTGCGCGCGCTGGCGCGCGCGTCCGCCGATTCCGCCGTCGCCGGCGCCAACGCGCTCGCGGCGGCGCAGCGCGAGCTGCAGCGCCGCACCGGTGAGGCCGCGCGCTCGCGCACGAGCCAGACGGCCGGCCGCGCCGAGGGGAATCAGGGCGACCGCCAGCCCCAGATGGGCTACCAGCAGGCCGAGCGCGCGAAGGGCCTCGCCCAGGAGCAGCGGCAGCTGCAGGACCGCACGCAGCAGCTGCAGGAGCAGGCGAAGCAGCTGGAGCGGCAGCTCGCGCAGGCGGGCGCGCTCGACACCTCGCTCTCGCGTCAGATGCGCGACGTGCAGAACCTGCTGCGCGACGCGCTCACGCCCGAGATGCAGAAGCAGCTGCAGCAGCTGGAGAAGAGTGCCGGCTCGCTGTCGCCGAGCGACGCGCGGCAGTCGCTGGAGCAGCTGGCGCAGCAGCAGCGCGCGCTGCGCGAGCAGCTGGAGAAGAGCGCCGAGATGCTGAAGCGCGCCGCGTTGGAAGGCGCGATGCAGACGCTGAAGGACGAGGCGAAGGAGCTGGCCGGCGAGCAGCAGAAGCAGGCGGACCGCATGGAGCGCGGCGCGCAGCAGCCCGGCGACGCGGCGAAGGCGCGCGAGCTGGCGGAGCGCTCGCGCGACCTGGGCAAGGACATCGACCAGCTGGGCGACCGGCTGTCGCGCGAGAAGGCGAACGTCGGCGCCGAGCGCGTCGCGCAGGCGGAGCAGCACGCGGACAAGTCGGCGGACGCGATGCAGCGCGCGGCGCAGGCGGTGCCGCGCGGCGCCGATCCGCAGGAGGGGCGGCGCCAGGATCCCGAGCGCCGCGACGGCTCGCGCGCGCAGCAGCAGGAGGCGCAGCAGGGCGGCGAGCAGCGTCAGGGCGGCGAGCAGCGCCAGGGCAGTGAGCAGCAGCGCGCGGGCGGCACGCCGCAGGGCGCCCCGCAGGCGGGCCAGAAGCAGAGCGGCCAGCAACAGGGCGCGCAGCAGGGCGCGCAGCAGGGCGGCCAGCAGCAGGCCGGCCAGCAGGGCGAGGGGCAGCAGGGCGAGCGCGGCCAGCAGAGCGCGCAGCAGCAGGCCGGCGCCGCGCGCGAGGCCGCGAACGAGATGCAGGCGGCGGCCGAGCGACTCGCGGCGGCGCGGCAGGGGCAGATCGAGTCCTGGAAGGGAGAGCTGAGCCAGCAGCTCGACCGTGCGATCCAGGAGACGATGCAGATGGCGCGCGAGCAGAACGCGCTGGAGCGCGAGGCGCGCGCCGGCAAGGACGCGAACGGGATGCAGGGCCAGCAGAGCGCCATCCAGCAGGGCGTCGAGCAGGCCGCGCAGCGCCTCGACCAGGCGGGCAAGAGCTCGTCGCTGCTGTCGCAGCGCGCGCAGCGCGCGATGACCGAGGCCAAGCAGCAGGTCAGCGAGGCGACGCGCGCGGTGCAGAAGGGCGGGCAGCAGCCCGGCGGATCGCAGGGCGGCTCCGGGCAGCAGCAGGGGAGCGCGGCCGACGCGATGAAGGAGGCGAGCGAGGCGCTGCAGCGCGCGGCGGCCGCCCTCGTGCGCGATCGCGAGCGCGTGAACGCCGCCGCGTCCGCGTCCGGCTTCGAGGAGATGGTCGAGCAGCTGAAGCAGCTGGCCGGCCAGCAGGGGCAGATCAACGCGCAGGCGAACGCGATGCCGATGCCGATGCCGGGGCAGTCGGGGCAGGGGCAGCGCGACGCGATGCGCCAGCTCTCGCGGCAGCAGAAGGACGTCGCCGAGAAGCTGGAGGAGATCGGCGACGCCGACGCCACCGGACGCGCCGACGCGCTCGCGCGCGAGGCGCGCCAGCTGGCGGCGGCGCTGGAGCGCGCGGGCGCGGACCCGTCGACGCTCCAGCGCCAGCAGACGCTCTATCGTCGCCTGCTGGAGGCGGGCAAGACGCTGGAGCGCGACGAGCGCGACGACACGGGCAAGCGCGAGGCGAAGAGCGGCACGGGCATCGCGGGCGTGGCACCGGTGGACGGCGCGACGAGCGGCCGCG
This region of Roseisolibacter agri genomic DNA includes:
- a CDS encoding lysylphosphatidylglycerol synthase transmembrane domain-containing protein produces the protein MRPDWRSALGLALSALLLWWALHEAPLGKVWEALAQSDWLLFAAATAVGTAIFPIRARKWRTILEPVAQRIAFGPLWRSTAIGMMVNNVVPARAGELARAYALTREVPRVAFPASLASLAVDRVFDAIVLLLLMFGALLDPAFPPDVRLAGQSVPMLARGGAVAVVVLLVGLYSFIALPHLFEAAFRAVARRVLPRVEERGAAALRAFADGLGALRHPARFAAVFGWTVVHWLVHALALWLGFRAVGIDVPYSAALFLQGLLGMAVAVPSSPGFFGVFEGAAVMGLSVYAVPSTLAISWALGYHILTFIPITVIGAIYFARLGLRLRDVSDAGGPPGGADAASPLAARVGERPA
- the mce gene encoding methylmalonyl-CoA epimerase, whose translation is MSDQPRRGTRIAHIGIAVPGLDEILPFYRDVLGMPEVPLDDADGARIAGLAAGESLVELLEPARPESPIGKFIAKRGPGIHHVCFAVDDLDGALERCRAAGVRLIDEVPRLGAEGKRIAFLHPSATAGVLVELTEY
- a CDS encoding DUF4159 domain-containing protein, translating into MTGRSTRRGRRSAARPGARPIALALAGALAAAGALVARADAAPAHDAAPHATALRIPRLTIARLQYDGGGDWYANPSSLPNLLTAIRERTTLRPERTEAKVRLTDDQLWDYPYLHMTGHGAVTLSDAEVARLREYILRGGFLHADDNYGLDESFRKLLGRVFPDRPLVEVPLSHPIYHLVYDFPKGLPKVHQHDGKPAKGYGIFVGDRLAVYYTYESDLGNGWEDVGTYPNDPPEVHEQALRMGVNLFVYAVTSRLP
- a CDS encoding pyridoxine 5'-phosphate synthase, producing MPDALPAADGTVPRVRAPHQRLYVNIDHVATVRQARRAAEPDPVAAALLCEAAGADGITAHLREDRRHIQDADIDAIAASIRTVLNLEMACTHEMVGIALRLRPHEVTLVPEKRTEVTTEGGLDVTADPRGLGRAIAEMKRAGIRTSLFIDPDAEMVRRSADLGTDAIELHTGTYAHHPGDPGPLAALDAAAALAVRLGMSAHAGHGLTVANVGPVAAIPELEELNIGHSIVSRALFVGLEASVREIRAAMDAARR
- the rsmI gene encoding 16S rRNA (cytidine(1402)-2'-O)-methyltransferase, with protein sequence MSGTLYVVSTPIGNLGDLTARASEVLRTVDVVLCEDTRHSRRLLDHVGSQVPAQAYHEHNEARATPGLVARLSAGESMAMVSDAGTPLLSDPGARLVQAALEAGVPVVPVPGASALLAALVASGLDATRFTFHGFLARKGRERREAIAAVGASPYTSVLYEAPGRVGDTLAELAERCGGARPAAVARELTKQFEEVRRGTLGDLAAYYADAAVRGEVVLVVGGRAEDDGAAADPAAVQARARALHDAGASSRDVARALAEEFGLPRNEAYRLAAEGRDQTSGSGSETE
- the trxA gene encoding thioredoxin, encoding MANAIAVTDADFESEVEKHEGLAVVDFWATWCGPCRMVAPIVEQLAAEYEGKAKVLKLDVDTNQRTATKFNIRSIPQILFFKDGKLVDTVVGAVPRTVLEGKFKQHA